One Pseudomonas entomophila genomic window carries:
- the flgG gene encoding flagellar basal-body rod protein FlgG, producing MLPALWVAKTGLSAQDTNLTVISNNLANVSTTGFKRDRAEFQDLLYQIKRQPGAQSTQDSELPSGLQVGTGVRVVGTQKNFQTGGLQNTENPLDMAVNGRGFFQILQPDGTVSYTRDGTFHLNSDGQIVTANGFALEPAIVVPPEAQTFTVGQDGTVSITTAGNPAAQVIGNIQTADFINPAGLQAIGNNLFLETAASGAPQVGTPGLNGFGLTLQKTLENSNVSTVEELVNMITTQRAYEMNSKVISAADKMLSFVTQQL from the coding sequence ATGCTTCCGGCTCTTTGGGTCGCTAAAACCGGCCTGTCCGCCCAGGACACCAACCTGACGGTCATCTCGAACAACCTGGCCAACGTCTCGACCACCGGCTTCAAGCGTGATCGCGCCGAGTTCCAGGACCTCCTGTACCAGATCAAGCGCCAGCCTGGCGCGCAGTCCACCCAGGACAGCGAGCTGCCTTCGGGCCTGCAGGTCGGTACCGGTGTGCGTGTCGTCGGCACCCAGAAAAACTTCCAGACCGGCGGCCTGCAGAACACCGAGAACCCGTTGGACATGGCGGTCAACGGTCGTGGCTTCTTCCAGATCCTGCAGCCGGACGGCACCGTCTCGTACACCCGTGACGGTACCTTCCACCTGAACTCCGACGGCCAGATCGTCACCGCCAACGGCTTCGCCCTGGAACCGGCCATCGTCGTGCCGCCAGAGGCGCAGACCTTCACCGTCGGCCAGGACGGCACCGTGTCGATCACCACTGCCGGCAACCCGGCCGCCCAGGTCATCGGCAACATCCAGACCGCCGACTTCATCAACCCGGCCGGCCTGCAGGCGATTGGCAACAACCTGTTCCTCGAGACCGCCGCCAGTGGCGCGCCGCAGGTCGGCACCCCAGGCCTGAACGGCTTTGGTCTGACCCTGCAGAAGACCTTGGAAAACTCCAACGTCAGCACCGTGGAAGAGCTGGTGAACATGATCACCACCCAGCGTGCCTACGAGATGAACTCCAAGGTCATCTCCGCCGCCGACAAGATGCTGTCGTTCGTCACCCAGCAGCTGTAA
- the flgF gene encoding flagellar basal-body rod protein FlgF: MDKMLYVAMTGASQNALAQKAHANNLANVSTNGFQRDLEQARSMPVFGDSFPARAFAMSERPATDFSAGPMVETGRELDVAVTGDGFMAVQAPDGSEAYVRTGSLNIDALGVLRAGNGMAVMGNGGPIAIPPEQKVEVGDDGTISIRAMGEDPRVMAEVDRIKLVNPDIKNMVKGPDGLIHTKNGQPADADVNVRVVSGFLEGSNVNAVEEMTSVLALSRQFELHVKMMKAAEEGDQAMARVLQIG; this comes from the coding sequence GTGGACAAGATGCTTTACGTGGCCATGACCGGCGCCAGCCAGAACGCGCTGGCGCAGAAGGCCCACGCCAACAACCTGGCGAACGTTTCCACCAACGGTTTCCAGCGCGACCTCGAGCAGGCGCGTTCGATGCCGGTGTTCGGCGACAGCTTTCCGGCGCGTGCGTTTGCCATGAGCGAGCGCCCGGCCACCGACTTCAGTGCCGGCCCCATGGTCGAGACCGGCCGCGAGCTGGACGTGGCAGTCACCGGCGATGGCTTCATGGCCGTGCAGGCCCCGGACGGCAGCGAAGCTTACGTGCGCACCGGCAGCCTGAACATTGACGCCCTGGGCGTGCTGCGCGCCGGCAATGGCATGGCGGTGATGGGCAACGGTGGCCCGATCGCGATTCCGCCGGAGCAGAAGGTCGAGGTGGGTGACGACGGCACCATCAGCATCCGCGCCATGGGCGAGGACCCGCGGGTGATGGCCGAGGTCGACCGCATCAAGCTGGTCAACCCCGACATCAAGAACATGGTCAAGGGCCCGGACGGGCTGATCCACACCAAGAACGGCCAGCCGGCCGACGCCGATGTCAACGTGCGCGTGGTGTCGGGCTTCCTGGAAGGCAGCAACGTCAACGCCGTGGAAGAAATGACTTCGGTGCTGGCGCTGTCCCGCCAGTTCGAGTTGCACGTCAAGATGATGAAAGCGGCCGAGGAAGGCGATCAAGCCATGGCTCGGGTTTTGCAAATCGGCTAA
- a CDS encoding calcium-binding protein, whose product MAVIQGTAGADNLVGTAADDQIYGRAGNDVIDGGAGNDTLFGGDGADRLIGGAGIDTVSYADSTTGITLDFKTGVHTGFAAGDTFEGIEVFRGTAVGDRFVSDATAHTFEGGGGLDVLDYSGSAQAVNITIDNTGRGTGVGGDAQGDVFTGISTVIGSTLNDTFTSSASLTLQGGAGNDVYYVYGNAGVYELAGGGYDEVRTNQITYRLTNEVEALTFVGTGNFTGYGNASDNVITGGAGNDLLFGGAGGDRFVGGAGVDTVSYADSSTGITLDFKTGQHTGIAAGDTFEGVEVFRGTAVGDRFVSDATAHTFEGGGGLDVLDYSGSAQAVSITIDNLGRGTGVGGDAQGDVFTGFTTVMGSALNDTLTSTASLTLQGGAGDDVYYLYGGAAVYELAGGGYDEVRTNQTTYRLTSEVEALTFVGTGNFTGYGNASANVITGGAGNDLLFGGAGGDRFVGGAGVDTVSYADSSTGITLDFKTGQHSGIAAGDTFEGIEVFRGTAVGDRFVSDATAHTFEGGGGLDVLDYSGSAQAVSITIDNLGRGTGVGGDAQGDVFTGFTTVMGSALNDTLTSTASLTLQGGAGDDVYYLYGGAAVYELAGGGYDEVRTNQTTYRLTNEVEALTFVGTGNFTGYGNASANVITGGAGNDLLFGGAGGDRFVGGAGVDTVSYADSSTGITLDFKTGQHTGIAAGDTFEGVEVFRGTAVGDRFVSDATAHTFEGGGGLDVLDYSGSAQAVNITIDNLGRGTGVGGDAQGDVFTGISTVIGTALNDTLTSTASLTLQGGMGDDVYYVYGGVGVYELAGGGYDEVRTNQATYRLTNDVEALTFVGTGNFTGYGNASANVITGGAGNDLLLGGDGGDRFVGGAGIDTVSYADSSTGITLDFKSGVHTGFAAGDTFEGIEVFRGTAAADRFVSDATAHTFEGGGGLDVLDYSGSAQAITVTIDSANRGTGVGGDAQGDVFTGITTVMGSSQNDTFTSSTSSYLQGGAGDDVYILHGNASVLEQVGGGYDEVRTTLASYRLTNEVEALTYIGSGSFTGYGNASANVITGGAGNDLLFGGAGGDRFVGGAGVDTVSYADSGTGITLDFKTGQHAGIASGDTFEGIEVFRGSAAADTFISDATAHTFEGGGGADTLDYSGSGQAIAITVDNAGRGTGVGGDAAGDVFTGIATVAGSTFDDTFTTWAATTSLRGGEGNDIYYLNANATVIEAAGGGYDEVRTTLASYRLTSDVEVLTYQGSGNFVGYGNASDNVITGGVGSDTLYGGAGADRFVGGAGNDTVSYGDATGGAGVTLNFKTGVHGGIAAGDTFDSIEVFRGSTFADVFVSDGTAHLFEGGGGADTLDYSTSAQAITINVDNTGRGTGVGGDAQGDVFTGFATVTGTAFADTFTTASAATAFRGGAGDDVYFINGNATVFEEAGGGYDEVRTTLGSYRLTNEVEALTYLGTGNFVAYDSASDNIITGGVGNDTFYAGAGGADRFIGGAGLDTVSYGDSAMGVTLNFKTGVHTGVAAGDTFDSIERFSGSGASDVFVVNDDANYIDGAGGVDLLTFASEGAGITLNLNATGADTYLNIESFEGSAFNDTLIGTSRDENFVGGAGADSINGGAGKDFAWYVNSSAGVSVNLATGVNTGGDAEGDVLVGIEGLAGSAYDDVLNGDVGANTIFGAEGNDVINGGAGNDFLYGDGIYYGDFGTFARTDTHLIAQADIINGGDGDDTIYGGGNDLGGIHHGDAGNDFILTARGTAYGDDGNDRLAGNGVGYKLFGGAGADQLAMNAAGFGDGGEGGDTYTVDSWAQVSIQDTGTVGTDKVILKKFETFSDVVLSRLGDDAYLFTKANWETGKVDSGVKLVDWYAGANTIESFQTNNGDTFTIT is encoded by the coding sequence ATGGCTGTTATTCAAGGAACCGCAGGGGCCGACAACCTGGTTGGTACCGCCGCGGATGACCAGATATATGGGCGCGCCGGCAACGATGTGATCGATGGTGGGGCGGGTAACGATACGCTGTTCGGTGGTGATGGCGCCGACCGACTGATCGGTGGGGCGGGGATCGACACGGTGTCCTATGCCGACTCGACCACGGGCATCACGCTTGATTTCAAGACCGGTGTGCATACCGGGTTCGCCGCTGGCGACACCTTCGAAGGCATCGAGGTCTTCCGCGGCACGGCCGTGGGTGACCGCTTTGTCAGCGATGCCACGGCGCACACCTTCGAGGGTGGCGGCGGCCTTGATGTGCTGGACTACTCGGGCTCCGCGCAGGCGGTCAACATCACCATCGACAACACCGGTCGTGGCACCGGTGTTGGCGGCGATGCCCAGGGCGACGTGTTCACCGGTATCTCCACGGTGATCGGTTCGACGCTCAACGACACGTTCACCTCGTCGGCCTCGCTTACGTTGCAGGGTGGTGCGGGTAACGACGTGTACTACGTGTATGGCAATGCGGGTGTGTACGAGTTGGCCGGTGGCGGCTACGACGAGGTGCGCACCAACCAGATCACCTATCGCCTGACCAATGAGGTCGAGGCGCTGACTTTCGTTGGCACCGGCAACTTCACCGGCTACGGCAACGCCAGCGATAACGTGATCACCGGTGGCGCCGGCAACGACCTGCTGTTCGGCGGTGCCGGTGGCGATCGCTTCGTCGGTGGTGCCGGTGTCGATACCGTATCCTATGCCGACAGCAGCACCGGCATCACCCTCGACTTCAAGACCGGCCAGCACACCGGGATTGCGGCGGGTGACACTTTCGAGGGTGTCGAAGTCTTCCGTGGCACGGCCGTGGGCGACCGTTTCGTCAGCGATGCCACGGCGCACACCTTCGAAGGTGGCGGCGGCCTCGATGTGCTGGACTATTCGGGCTCCGCGCAGGCGGTCAGCATCACCATCGACAACCTCGGCCGTGGCACCGGTGTGGGTGGCGATGCCCAGGGCGATGTGTTCACCGGCTTCACCACGGTGATGGGCTCGGCGTTGAACGACACCTTGACCTCGACGGCCTCGCTCACCCTGCAGGGTGGCGCGGGCGACGATGTGTACTACCTGTACGGTGGCGCGGCTGTGTACGAACTGGCCGGTGGCGGCTATGACGAGGTACGCACCAACCAGACCACCTATCGCCTGACCAGCGAAGTCGAGGCGCTGACTTTCGTCGGCACTGGCAACTTCACCGGCTACGGCAACGCCAGCGCCAACGTGATCACTGGTGGTGCCGGCAACGACCTGCTGTTCGGCGGTGCCGGTGGCGATCGCTTCGTCGGTGGCGCGGGGGTCGACACCGTATCCTATGCCGACAGCAGCACCGGCATCACCCTCGACTTCAAGACCGGCCAGCACAGCGGGATTGCGGCGGGTGACACCTTCGAGGGTATCGAAGTCTTCCGTGGCACGGCCGTGGGCGACCGTTTCGTCAGCGATGCCACGGCGCACACCTTCGAAGGTGGCGGCGGCCTCGATGTGCTGGACTACTCGGGCTCCGCGCAGGCGGTCAGCATCACCATCGACAACCTCGGTCGGGGCACCGGTGTGGGTGGCGATGCCCAGGGCGATGTGTTCACCGGCTTCACCACGGTGATGGGCTCGGCGTTGAACGACACCTTGACCTCGACGGCCTCGCTCACCCTGCAGGGTGGCGCGGGCGACGATGTGTACTACCTGTACGGTGGCGCGGCTGTGTACGAACTGGCCGGTGGCGGCTATGACGAGGTACGCACCAACCAGACCACCTATCGCCTGACCAACGAAGTCGAGGCGCTGACTTTCGTTGGTACCGGCAACTTCACCGGCTATGGCAACGCCAGCGCCAACGTGATCACTGGTGGTGCCGGCAACGACCTGCTGTTCGGCGGTGCCGGTGGCGATCGCTTCGTCGGTGGCGCGGGGGTCGACACCGTATCCTATGCCGACAGCAGCACCGGCATCACCCTCGACTTCAAGACCGGCCAGCACACCGGGATTGCGGCGGGTGACACTTTCGAGGGTGTCGAAGTCTTCCGTGGCACGGCCGTGGGCGACCGTTTCGTCAGCGATGCCACGGCGCACACCTTCGAAGGTGGCGGCGGCCTCGATGTGCTGGACTACTCGGGCTCCGCGCAAGCGGTCAACATCACCATCGACAACCTCGGCCGTGGCACGGGCGTGGGCGGCGATGCCCAGGGCGACGTGTTCACCGGTATTTCCACGGTGATCGGTACGGCGCTCAACGACACCCTGACCTCGACAGCCTCGCTCACGCTGCAGGGCGGCATGGGTGACGATGTGTACTACGTGTACGGTGGCGTGGGCGTATACGAGCTGGCCGGTGGCGGCTACGACGAAGTACGCACCAACCAGGCCACCTATCGCCTGACCAATGACGTCGAGGCGCTGACTTTCGTTGGTACCGGCAACTTCACCGGCTACGGCAACGCCAGCGCCAACGTGATCACTGGCGGTGCCGGCAACGACCTGCTGCTCGGTGGTGACGGCGGCGACCGCTTCGTCGGTGGCGCGGGGATCGACACCGTGTCCTATGCCGACAGCAGCACGGGCATCACCCTCGACTTCAAGAGCGGCGTGCACACCGGCTTCGCGGCGGGTGACACCTTCGAGGGCATCGAGGTGTTCCGTGGCACGGCTGCGGCCGACCGTTTCGTCAGCGATGCCACGGCGCACACCTTCGAAGGTGGCGGCGGCCTCGATGTGCTGGACTATTCGGGCTCCGCGCAAGCGATCACCGTCACCATCGACAGCGCCAACCGTGGCACGGGCGTGGGCGGTGACGCCCAGGGCGATGTGTTCACGGGCATCACCACGGTGATGGGGTCGTCGCAGAACGACACCTTCACGTCGTCGACTTCGTCCTACCTGCAAGGTGGCGCCGGTGACGATGTGTACATCCTGCATGGCAACGCGAGCGTGCTCGAGCAGGTCGGTGGCGGCTACGATGAAGTGCGCACGACCTTGGCCAGTTATCGCCTGACCAATGAAGTCGAGGCGCTGACCTATATCGGCAGTGGCAGCTTCACCGGCTACGGCAATGCCAGCGCCAACGTGATTACCGGTGGCGCCGGCAACGACCTGCTGTTCGGTGGCGCTGGTGGCGACCGCTTCGTCGGTGGTGCGGGGGTCGACACGGTGTCTTATGCCGATAGCGGCACAGGCATCACCCTTGATTTCAAGACCGGTCAACACGCTGGAATCGCCTCCGGGGACACCTTCGAAGGGATCGAGGTGTTCCGTGGCTCGGCCGCTGCCGACACCTTCATCAGTGACGCCACTGCCCACACCTTCGAAGGTGGCGGCGGTGCGGACACGCTGGACTACTCGGGCTCCGGCCAGGCCATTGCCATCACGGTTGACAATGCCGGGCGCGGTACCGGTGTCGGCGGCGATGCCGCAGGGGACGTGTTCACCGGCATTGCCACTGTTGCCGGTTCGACATTCGACGACACCTTTACCACCTGGGCGGCCACCACTTCGCTGCGCGGTGGTGAAGGCAACGACATCTACTACCTCAATGCAAACGCGACAGTGATCGAGGCCGCGGGTGGTGGCTACGACGAAGTGCGCACGACCTTGGCCAGCTATCGCCTGACCAGCGATGTCGAAGTCTTGACTTATCAGGGGTCGGGCAACTTCGTCGGCTATGGCAACGCCAGCGACAACGTCATCACCGGTGGCGTCGGCAGCGACACGCTGTACGGTGGCGCGGGCGCGGACCGCTTCGTCGGCGGCGCGGGCAACGACACCGTTTCGTACGGCGATGCCACTGGCGGGGCCGGGGTCACCTTGAACTTCAAGACCGGCGTGCATGGCGGCATTGCCGCGGGCGATACCTTCGACAGCATCGAAGTCTTCAGGGGCTCGACCTTTGCCGATGTCTTCGTGAGCGACGGCACCGCGCACCTCTTCGAAGGGGGCGGTGGCGCTGATACCTTGGACTACTCGACATCCGCCCAGGCGATCACCATCAACGTCGATAACACCGGCCGTGGCACTGGCGTCGGTGGCGATGCCCAGGGTGATGTATTCACCGGCTTTGCCACGGTGACCGGTACGGCGTTCGCCGATACCTTCACCACTGCATCCGCTGCCACGGCGTTTCGTGGTGGGGCGGGTGATGATGTGTATTTCATCAATGGCAATGCGACGGTGTTCGAGGAGGCGGGTGGCGGCTACGACGAAGTGCGCACCACCCTGGGCAGCTACCGCCTGACCAACGAAGTCGAGGCGCTGACCTACCTGGGCACCGGCAACTTCGTGGCCTATGACAGTGCCAGCGACAACATCATCACCGGTGGTGTTGGCAATGACACGTTCTATGCGGGAGCTGGTGGCGCCGACCGCTTCATTGGTGGTGCGGGCCTGGATACTGTGTCGTACGGCGACAGTGCGATGGGCGTTACCCTGAACTTCAAGACCGGGGTGCATACCGGTGTGGCGGCGGGCGATACGTTCGACAGCATCGAGCGCTTCTCTGGCTCAGGTGCCAGTGATGTGTTTGTCGTCAACGACGACGCCAACTACATCGATGGCGCAGGGGGTGTCGATCTGTTGACGTTCGCCAGCGAAGGTGCTGGCATCACCCTGAACCTCAATGCAACGGGCGCTGACACCTACCTCAACATCGAGAGCTTCGAAGGCTCGGCCTTCAACGACACCCTGATCGGCACCTCGCGCGACGAAAACTTCGTGGGCGGTGCCGGTGCCGACAGCATCAATGGCGGCGCGGGCAAGGACTTCGCCTGGTATGTCAACAGCTCGGCCGGCGTGTCGGTCAACCTCGCCACGGGTGTCAATACCGGCGGCGACGCCGAAGGTGATGTGCTGGTCGGTATCGAAGGGCTGGCGGGTTCGGCCTACGACGATGTGCTCAATGGGGACGTTGGCGCTAACACGATCTTCGGTGCCGAGGGCAATGACGTCATCAATGGTGGCGCGGGTAACGACTTCCTCTATGGTGACGGGATCTATTATGGCGATTTCGGCACGTTCGCCCGCACCGATACCCATCTGATCGCCCAGGCCGACATCATCAATGGCGGCGATGGCGATGACACCATCTATGGTGGCGGCAACGACCTCGGCGGCATCCATCATGGCGATGCGGGCAACGACTTCATCCTGACCGCAAGAGGTACGGCTTATGGGGATGATGGCAATGACCGCCTGGCGGGCAATGGCGTCGGCTACAAGCTGTTCGGTGGTGCCGGCGCGGATCAACTGGCCATGAATGCTGCCGGCTTTGGCGATGGCGGCGAGGGTGGCGACACCTACACCGTCGACTCCTGGGCGCAGGTCTCGATCCAGGACACGGGCACCGTCGGCACCGACAAGGTCATCCTGAAGAAATTCGAAACCTTCAGCGATGTCGTGCTCAGCCGCCTGGGCGACGATGCCTACCTGTTCACCAAGGCCAACTGGGAAACCGGCAAGGTCGACTCGGGGGTCAAACTGGTCGACTGGTATGCCGGCGCCAACACCATCGAGTCGTTCCAGACCAACAACGGAGACACCTTCACCATCACCTGA
- a CDS encoding HlyD family type I secretion periplasmic adaptor subunit, which yields MKAVDNEKQLLGSLRNHLWVGAAVVVVLLGGSLVWSAVTELAGAVIAPGMVAVQDSVKKVQHPNGGVVAQLLVSEGQAVQAGEVLVRLDATVQEASHAIVAKALDQALARQARLEAERDGKTQVEMPARLVSRQADEQVQAVMASERQLFADRRQSREGQKSQLRERIEQLKQTIGGHDLQQRTKAEEIRLIDEEYQAVKTLQKKGLMTLDRVNALARGIARLQGERGQLIASIAEARARIAETQLELLQVDQRFREQVSEELRDLMARQGEWVEREVAAADQLKRVDVLAPSAGRVQQLAVHTVGGVISPAETLMQIVPIDDELLVEARVSPQDIDQVMLGQDALLRFSAFNRATTPEVMGRVVRLSADLVSDPQTGLGYYRAGIHIDKAEQRKLDGLTLVPGMPVESMIQTGRRTVLSYLLKPVGDHAQRAFREG from the coding sequence ATGAAGGCTGTCGATAACGAAAAGCAGCTGTTGGGGTCGTTGCGCAATCACCTCTGGGTGGGCGCCGCAGTGGTCGTGGTGCTGCTGGGTGGCTCTCTGGTTTGGTCGGCCGTCACCGAACTGGCCGGGGCGGTCATCGCGCCGGGCATGGTTGCCGTGCAGGACAGCGTGAAGAAGGTGCAACACCCCAATGGCGGTGTGGTCGCGCAGTTGCTGGTAAGCGAGGGGCAGGCGGTGCAGGCGGGCGAGGTGCTGGTGCGCCTGGACGCCACCGTGCAGGAGGCCAGCCATGCCATCGTTGCCAAGGCGCTGGACCAGGCGTTGGCGCGCCAGGCCAGGCTGGAGGCCGAGCGTGACGGCAAGACGCAGGTGGAGATGCCTGCGCGCCTGGTGTCGCGCCAAGCGGATGAACAAGTGCAGGCGGTCATGGCCAGCGAGCGGCAGCTGTTTGCCGATCGCCGGCAGTCCCGCGAGGGGCAGAAGTCGCAACTGCGCGAGCGCATCGAGCAGCTCAAGCAGACCATTGGCGGCCACGACCTGCAGCAGCGTACCAAAGCCGAGGAGATCCGTCTGATCGACGAGGAGTACCAGGCGGTCAAGACGCTGCAGAAAAAAGGCCTGATGACCCTCGATCGGGTCAACGCCCTGGCGCGCGGCATCGCCCGCCTGCAGGGCGAGCGCGGCCAGTTGATCGCCTCCATTGCCGAAGCCCGCGCACGCATTGCCGAGACCCAGCTGGAATTGCTGCAGGTCGATCAACGCTTCCGCGAGCAGGTTTCCGAAGAGCTGCGCGACCTCATGGCCCGGCAAGGGGAGTGGGTGGAGCGTGAGGTTGCCGCCGCCGACCAGCTCAAGCGCGTCGATGTGCTGGCGCCCAGTGCCGGGCGCGTCCAGCAACTGGCCGTGCATACCGTGGGCGGCGTGATCTCGCCGGCCGAAACCCTGATGCAGATCGTGCCGATTGATGACGAGCTGCTGGTCGAGGCGCGGGTCAGCCCGCAGGACATCGACCAGGTGATGCTCGGCCAGGACGCCTTGCTGCGCTTCAGTGCCTTCAATCGCGCCACCACCCCGGAAGTCATGGGGCGGGTGGTGCGGCTTTCCGCCGACCTGGTGAGCGACCCGCAGACCGGGCTCGGCTACTACCGCGCCGGTATACATATCGACAAGGCCGAGCAGCGCAAGCTCGACGGCCTCACGCTGGTGCCGGGCATGCCGGTGGAGTCGATGATCCAGACGGGTCGTCGCACCGTGCTGTCCTATCTGCTCAAGCCAGTAGGCGACCACGCGCAACGGGCATTCAGGGAAGGGTGA
- a CDS encoding type I secretion system permease/ATPase yields MKSSKDAGARVLPERLSVALKKGLIGAALFSGVINLLALVGPLFMLEVYDRVIPSRSLPTLVALGLLVLGVYVVFALVDIIRARVMSRVAASVDSALSAQVFRAIAGAPLKIVMRHDPLKPAHELEQIRAFIAGPGLMAFFDLPWMPVYLAVSFYIHPSLGLLALGMIVLMVLLTWLTDRGTRQDMRDAAELASQRNRLAQQGHGGAEVLAAMGMTGRATERWQGLQAHYATLQRRSADVSGFYGGITKALRQLVQSASLGVGAWLVIQGDLSGGAIVAASIIVARTLAPAEQIIGTWRSLVSARLAWQQLREVLSLFPAPAEKTALPAARHQVQVDGLCVAPPGGQRLVLNNINFTLAAGSAMAVVGPSASGKSSLARALVGAWPTARGQVCMDGAALTLWPDATRAAQTGYLPQSVDLFEATVAQNIARLDPDADAAAIVSAARQAGVHELILQLPQGYDTPIGAGGANLSAGQRQRVGLARALYGDPFLVVLDEPNANLDAEGERALARAIQGVKARGGVVVAIAHRSGLLSVMDQVLVLEQGTQAAFGPRDTVLARPVAVKGGAQA; encoded by the coding sequence TTGAAAAGCAGTAAGGATGCTGGCGCACGCGTGCTGCCGGAACGGCTGTCCGTGGCTTTGAAAAAGGGCTTGATCGGAGCGGCCCTGTTCTCGGGTGTGATCAACCTGTTGGCGTTGGTCGGCCCCTTGTTCATGCTCGAAGTCTACGACCGGGTCATCCCCAGCCGCAGCCTGCCCACGCTGGTGGCACTGGGGTTGCTGGTGCTGGGTGTCTACGTGGTGTTCGCGCTGGTCGACATCATTCGTGCCCGGGTCATGTCGCGGGTGGCTGCGTCTGTCGACAGCGCGCTGTCGGCGCAAGTGTTCCGGGCCATCGCCGGGGCGCCGCTGAAGATCGTCATGCGTCATGACCCGCTCAAGCCTGCCCATGAGCTGGAGCAGATCCGCGCTTTCATCGCAGGCCCTGGTCTCATGGCCTTCTTCGATTTGCCCTGGATGCCGGTGTACCTGGCGGTCAGCTTCTATATCCATCCCTCCCTTGGGTTGCTGGCGTTGGGCATGATCGTGCTGATGGTGCTGCTGACCTGGCTCACCGATCGCGGTACCCGCCAGGACATGCGTGATGCTGCCGAGCTTGCAAGCCAGCGCAATCGTTTGGCCCAGCAGGGCCACGGCGGTGCCGAGGTGCTCGCCGCGATGGGCATGACCGGGCGCGCCACTGAGCGCTGGCAGGGCTTGCAGGCGCACTACGCCACCTTGCAACGGCGCAGCGCCGACGTGAGTGGTTTCTACGGTGGCATCACCAAGGCCTTGCGCCAGCTGGTGCAGTCGGCGTCGCTGGGCGTGGGGGCCTGGCTGGTGATCCAGGGCGACCTCAGTGGCGGTGCCATCGTGGCGGCCTCGATCATCGTCGCCCGCACACTGGCGCCGGCCGAGCAGATCATCGGTACCTGGCGCAGCCTGGTGTCGGCGCGGCTGGCCTGGCAGCAACTGCGAGAGGTGCTGTCGCTTTTCCCGGCGCCTGCCGAAAAGACCGCGCTGCCGGCAGCGCGGCATCAGGTGCAGGTGGATGGCTTGTGCGTCGCGCCGCCTGGTGGGCAGCGCCTGGTATTGAACAACATCAACTTCACGCTGGCCGCCGGTAGTGCCATGGCCGTGGTCGGGCCGAGCGCTTCGGGCAAGTCGTCATTGGCACGGGCGCTGGTGGGGGCCTGGCCGACGGCGCGTGGCCAGGTGTGCATGGATGGCGCCGCGCTGACCTTGTGGCCGGATGCCACGCGGGCGGCGCAGACCGGTTACCTGCCGCAGAGCGTCGACCTGTTCGAGGCGACCGTGGCGCAGAACATCGCACGCCTGGACCCTGATGCCGACGCCGCAGCCATTGTCTCGGCCGCACGGCAAGCCGGTGTGCATGAACTGATCCTGCAACTGCCGCAAGGCTACGACACGCCGATCGGTGCTGGTGGCGCCAACCTGTCTGCCGGGCAACGTCAGCGTGTCGGCCTGGCCCGGGCGTTGTATGGCGACCCCTTCCTGGTGGTGCTCGACGAGCCCAATGCCAACCTCGATGCCGAGGGCGAGCGAGCGCTTGCGCGGGCGATCCAGGGGGTCAAGGCGCGCGGTGGCGTGGTGGTTGCCATCGCCCATCGCTCGGGGTTGCTGTCGGTAATGGACCAGGTGCTGGTGCTGGAGCAGGGCACCCAGGCCGCCTTTGGGCCGCGGGACACGGTGCTGGCGCGGCCGGTGGCCGTGAAGGGAGGGGCGCAGGCATGA